One Actinospica robiniae DSM 44927 genomic region harbors:
- a CDS encoding ROK family protein yields MTSAAHAPARVLGIDVGGTSMKAAFRTVQADGRLGEPEHAERRATPPDAAAADVLGDFAADLLAAHGPVDAVGVGVPGIVDDVAGVAEYSVAPQWADLPLRALLTERLAGIPVALGHDVRLGGLAEGRIGAARGSRDYLFVALGTGVGGMLCLDGVPRLGPHHRAGEIGHVIVDPAGDPCGCGQRGCLETIASATGIKQRFGTGISAHEVAQLAAAGDPRAGEVWSDAVQGLATALTGAITLLDLDVIVVGGGVAKAGEQLLAPLRAEIDARLTFQRPPRLVQAELGDEAAVAGAALIALDLLAERPTDRPRHAPNSRI; encoded by the coding sequence GTGACCTCGGCCGCGCACGCTCCGGCACGAGTGCTCGGGATCGACGTCGGCGGCACCTCCATGAAGGCCGCGTTCCGCACCGTGCAGGCCGACGGCCGGCTCGGCGAGCCCGAGCACGCCGAACGCCGGGCGACGCCGCCGGACGCCGCGGCGGCCGACGTACTCGGTGACTTCGCCGCCGACCTCCTCGCCGCGCACGGGCCGGTGGACGCGGTCGGCGTGGGCGTTCCGGGAATCGTGGACGACGTGGCGGGCGTGGCGGAGTACTCCGTGGCGCCTCAGTGGGCTGACTTGCCGCTGCGCGCGCTGCTGACCGAGCGGCTCGCGGGCATTCCGGTCGCGCTCGGTCACGACGTGCGGCTCGGCGGCCTGGCCGAGGGCCGCATCGGCGCGGCCCGCGGCAGCCGGGACTACCTGTTCGTGGCTCTCGGCACCGGCGTCGGCGGCATGCTGTGCCTCGACGGGGTTCCGCGCCTGGGGCCGCACCACCGTGCCGGAGAGATCGGCCACGTCATCGTCGACCCGGCCGGGGATCCGTGTGGCTGCGGCCAGCGCGGCTGCCTCGAGACGATCGCCTCCGCCACCGGGATCAAGCAGCGCTTCGGCACCGGCATCTCAGCCCACGAGGTCGCGCAACTCGCCGCGGCGGGTGACCCGCGCGCCGGTGAGGTATGGTCCGACGCCGTTCAAGGGCTGGCGACCGCACTGACAGGCGCCATCACGCTGCTGGACCTCGACGTGATCGTGGTCGGCGGCGGCGTCGCCAAGGCCGGCGAGCAGCTCTTGGCCCCCCTGCGCGCCGAGATCGACGCGCGTCTCACCTTCCAACGCCCGCCACGCCTGGTCCAGGCCGAACTCGGCGACGAGGCAGCCGTGGCCGGCGCGGCTCTGATCGCGCTGGACCTGCTCGCTGAACGTCCCACCGACCGCCCCAGGCACGCACCGAATTCGAGGATCTGA
- a CDS encoding MarR family winged helix-turn-helix transcriptional regulator — protein sequence MATSSRAESDLSDTPDHADMPAAGAPPARLRRLPTRLLNQNAFRADRIAAERLSAIGARKWHYAVLSSLEESGPASQAELSRRTGIYRSDMVALLNELAEENYIRRAPDPEDRRRNVVHITSPGKKRLEELAQLIARIEDDLLAPFSPAERELLIDLLLRLNEHLQPR from the coding sequence ATGGCCACCTCGTCCAGGGCTGAATCCGACCTCTCCGACACCCCCGACCACGCCGACATGCCTGCAGCCGGCGCGCCGCCCGCCCGGCTGCGCCGTCTGCCGACACGTCTGCTGAACCAGAACGCGTTCCGGGCAGACCGGATCGCGGCAGAACGGCTGTCCGCGATTGGAGCGCGAAAGTGGCACTACGCCGTGCTCTCGTCACTCGAGGAGTCGGGGCCGGCCAGTCAGGCGGAGCTCTCGCGGCGCACCGGGATCTACCGCAGCGACATGGTCGCCCTGCTCAATGAGCTGGCCGAGGAGAACTACATCCGCCGTGCGCCCGATCCGGAGGACCGGCGGCGCAACGTCGTGCACATCACCAGTCCGGGGAAGAAGAGGCTTGAAGAGCTCGCCCAGCTGATCGCGCGGATCGAGGATGACCTGCTCGCGCCGTTCTCACCGGCGGAACGCGAGCTGCTTATCGATTTGCTGCTGCGCCTCAACGAACATCTGCAGCCGCGCTGA
- a CDS encoding class II fructose-bisphosphate aldolase encodes MALRSTAELIADARAGNRAVAAFNVITLEHAEGIVAGAEQIGVPVILQISENAVKFHGGSLLPIARASAAVAEAARVPVSLHLDHVEDDGLLRQAAEAGFSSVMFDASHSDYAENVTATRRAAEWAHEHGLLIEAELGQVGGKDGVHLGAHEPGARTDPDEAAEYVAATGVDALAVAVGSSHAMTTRTAGLDFELIERLRDAVPIPLVLHGSSGVPDDALAAGVRAGIVKVNIGTALNLAYTGAVRSFLAEDERTVDPRKFLKPARIALAETVAQMLTVVSR; translated from the coding sequence ATGGCACTGCGTTCGACCGCCGAGCTGATAGCCGACGCCCGGGCGGGAAACCGGGCCGTCGCCGCGTTCAACGTCATCACGCTCGAGCACGCCGAGGGCATAGTCGCCGGCGCCGAGCAGATCGGCGTCCCGGTGATACTCCAAATCAGTGAGAACGCGGTGAAGTTCCACGGCGGCAGCCTGCTGCCGATCGCCCGCGCGAGCGCCGCCGTGGCCGAGGCGGCCCGCGTGCCGGTCTCGCTCCACCTCGACCACGTCGAGGACGACGGCCTGCTCCGCCAGGCCGCGGAGGCGGGATTCAGCTCCGTGATGTTCGACGCGTCGCACTCTGACTACGCGGAGAACGTCACGGCCACGCGCCGGGCCGCGGAGTGGGCGCACGAGCACGGCTTGCTCATCGAGGCCGAACTCGGCCAGGTCGGCGGCAAGGACGGCGTGCACCTCGGTGCCCACGAGCCCGGTGCCCGCACGGATCCGGACGAGGCGGCCGAGTACGTCGCAGCTACCGGCGTCGACGCGCTCGCGGTCGCCGTGGGCAGCTCGCACGCGATGACGACGCGCACGGCCGGGCTGGACTTCGAACTGATCGAGCGGCTTCGCGACGCCGTGCCGATTCCGTTGGTGCTGCACGGTTCCTCGGGCGTGCCGGACGATGCGCTGGCCGCCGGCGTACGCGCGGGCATCGTCAAGGTCAACATCGGGACGGCGCTGAATCTGGCGTACACCGGCGCGGTCCGCTCGTTCCTCGCGGAGGACGAGCGCACGGTCGACCCGCGCAAGTTCCTCAAGCCCGCGCGTATCGCGCTCGCGGAGACCGTCGCACAGATGCTCACGGTGGTCTCCCGCTAG
- a CDS encoding methyltransferase domain-containing protein, which produces MTTTNTTWDPERYLRFERQRGQAYRDLLARLAPPVGAAVGAAGGAAGGAAGGWSPGTIVDLGCGPGNTTALLPTLWPDARVIGVDSSAQMIEAAESRAVPGKLEFRRADLREVTADDLGGQVDLVITNATLQWIPGHLDLFPRFADLLTPQGVIALGVPGNFDSPTHTLLADLQHEPRWSARLSGLEVRPAVPKPADYLRTLTEAGLRAEVWETTYLHVIEGQDGIFDFVSSTALRPVLAELGGLDSPAAREFCDEYRQALRAAYPATQLGGKTAQLLPFRRIFALGYAADHPEQL; this is translated from the coding sequence ATGACCACCACGAACACCACCTGGGACCCGGAACGCTACCTGCGATTCGAGCGGCAGCGCGGCCAGGCCTACCGCGACCTGCTCGCCCGCCTCGCCCCGCCCGTCGGCGCGGCCGTCGGCGCGGCCGGCGGGGCGGCCGGCGGGGCGGCCGGCGGCTGGAGCCCCGGCACGATCGTCGATCTCGGCTGCGGCCCCGGGAACACCACCGCGCTGCTGCCCACGCTCTGGCCGGACGCGCGCGTGATCGGCGTGGACAGCTCCGCACAGATGATCGAGGCTGCCGAATCCCGCGCCGTACCCGGAAAGCTGGAGTTCCGCCGCGCCGATCTGCGCGAGGTGACGGCCGACGATCTCGGCGGCCAGGTCGACCTCGTGATCACCAATGCGACCCTGCAGTGGATCCCCGGCCACCTCGACCTGTTCCCGCGCTTCGCCGACCTGCTCACGCCGCAAGGCGTGATCGCCCTCGGCGTCCCCGGCAACTTCGACTCGCCGACCCACACGCTGCTGGCCGACCTCCAGCACGAGCCGCGCTGGTCGGCGCGGCTGAGCGGCCTCGAGGTGCGCCCGGCCGTGCCCAAGCCGGCGGACTACCTGCGCACCCTGACGGAGGCAGGTCTCCGCGCGGAGGTCTGGGAGACCACGTACCTGCACGTCATCGAGGGCCAAGACGGCATCTTCGACTTCGTCAGCTCCACCGCGCTGCGCCCCGTCCTCGCCGAGCTCGGCGGCCTGGACTCACCAGCGGCACGCGAGTTCTGCGACGAGTACCGCCAAGCCCTGCGTGCCGCCTACCCCGCGACGCAACTCGGCGGCAAGACAGCCCAGCTCCTGCCCTTCCGGCGCATCTTCGCACTCGGATACGCCGCGGATCACCCAGAGCAGCTGTAG
- a CDS encoding MmcQ/YjbR family DNA-binding protein — MTAGDLKAICLDQASTEETFPFNPEVSVFKVGGKMFALSALDEEPLSISLKCVPEVAVKLRIEYKAITAGYHLNKQHWNTVLIDGSVPDQLVREMIEDSYDLVRAGLPKAVRLTLG; from the coding sequence CTGACGGCGGGTGACCTCAAGGCGATCTGCTTGGACCAGGCAAGCACGGAGGAGACCTTTCCTTTCAACCCCGAGGTGTCGGTCTTCAAGGTCGGCGGCAAGATGTTCGCGTTGTCCGCGTTGGACGAGGAGCCGCTGAGTATCAGCCTCAAGTGCGTGCCGGAAGTCGCGGTGAAGCTGCGCATCGAGTACAAGGCGATCACGGCCGGGTACCACCTGAACAAGCAGCACTGGAATACGGTGCTGATCGACGGCAGCGTGCCGGATCAACTCGTCCGGGAGATGATCGAGGACTCGTACGACCTGGTTCGAGCCGGTCTGCCCAAGGCGGTGCGGCTCACGCTCGGGTGA
- a CDS encoding serine/threonine-protein kinase, whose protein sequence is MVVGEAAPVGWTLPGYEHVQPLGSGAGGQVWLARHLGTGTLVAVKYLVPGLHEAADFREAYRSEAQLLAGLDSPHVSQLYEYVEGPPGAAIVMEAVEGSSLRALMQQEGATTPEAALCVLKGSLLGLAAAHAVGVVHRDYKPANVLVTPDGVSKLVDFGIAARSGEAVQAAGTPLYMAPEQFSGEPASPAADVYSATVTFFQCVTGKRPYSGANAIELMAQHALGTIPDDEAPEAVRGLIRRGMAKAAADRPATALEFLDELEQAAVGAYGEDWEERGQRKIATLMALLPLLLLRSAQPAAPAATTSVATTVLGGGGAAAEAGAAGAGAGAGAGAGAGLLVGAAASGRRHLKRSTVATSVAGALVVAGLGVAAAVQLPHKPAKTSQQPAASTTAEGATTLVTPSETPAASPSAQPSPSASASASPSASAVAIVTTTSGTGGGGQPTSSASAKASTSPSASASPSPSASASTGPLITLLNLTNLTNDYTQVSATISVTTNGLAGGTLTYSWYYVDEAGVKQTIKGSATTVDLRAGILDIQTFTAMESFAPYTCASSWGIDISTSPTAIKLGTGVTDPIPSTGCIQ, encoded by the coding sequence ATGGTGGTCGGCGAAGCTGCACCGGTCGGCTGGACGTTACCGGGATACGAACACGTACAACCGCTCGGGTCGGGCGCCGGCGGACAGGTCTGGCTGGCCCGGCACCTTGGCACGGGCACGCTGGTCGCGGTCAAGTACCTGGTGCCAGGGCTGCATGAGGCTGCTGATTTCCGCGAGGCGTACCGATCTGAGGCGCAGCTGCTGGCCGGGCTGGACTCGCCGCACGTCTCGCAGCTCTATGAGTACGTCGAAGGGCCGCCGGGCGCGGCGATCGTGATGGAGGCGGTCGAGGGCTCGTCGCTGCGGGCGCTGATGCAGCAGGAAGGGGCGACGACGCCTGAGGCGGCGCTGTGCGTGCTAAAGGGGTCGCTGCTGGGACTGGCCGCGGCGCATGCGGTCGGTGTGGTCCACCGCGACTACAAACCGGCGAACGTGCTGGTCACGCCCGACGGAGTGTCGAAGCTGGTGGACTTCGGGATCGCGGCGCGGTCCGGGGAGGCTGTGCAGGCGGCGGGAACGCCGCTCTACATGGCGCCCGAACAGTTCTCCGGTGAGCCTGCTTCTCCGGCGGCGGACGTCTACTCGGCCACGGTGACCTTTTTCCAGTGCGTGACCGGGAAGCGTCCTTACTCGGGCGCCAACGCCATCGAACTGATGGCGCAGCACGCCCTCGGCACCATCCCGGATGACGAAGCGCCCGAGGCCGTACGCGGCCTGATTCGGCGCGGCATGGCGAAGGCCGCGGCCGACCGGCCCGCGACGGCGCTCGAGTTCCTGGACGAGCTCGAGCAGGCTGCCGTCGGCGCGTACGGCGAGGACTGGGAAGAACGCGGCCAGCGGAAAATCGCGACGCTGATGGCGCTGCTGCCGCTTCTACTGCTGCGAAGTGCGCAACCTGCGGCCCCGGCGGCCACGACCTCCGTCGCGACGACGGTGCTCGGTGGAGGGGGCGCGGCCGCCGAAGCCGGGGCCGCAGGCGCCGGAGCTGGCGCGGGCGCGGGCGCGGGCGCGGGACTGCTCGTGGGAGCCGCGGCGTCAGGGCGGCGGCACCTCAAACGCTCCACCGTCGCAACGAGCGTCGCGGGAGCGCTGGTCGTCGCAGGCCTCGGCGTGGCGGCAGCCGTCCAACTGCCGCATAAGCCGGCCAAGACTTCGCAGCAGCCTGCGGCCTCGACGACCGCCGAAGGCGCGACGACGTTGGTGACGCCCAGCGAGACTCCGGCAGCGTCGCCGTCTGCGCAGCCCAGTCCGTCGGCCAGCGCCAGCGCCAGCCCATCTGCAAGCGCGGTAGCGATCGTGACCACGACGAGCGGCACAGGTGGGGGCGGCCAACCGACGAGTTCCGCCTCGGCGAAGGCATCGACGAGTCCGTCAGCTTCGGCAAGCCCGTCCCCTTCGGCAAGCGCCTCGACCGGGCCGTTGATCACGCTCCTGAACTTGACGAACCTGACCAACGATTACACGCAAGTAAGTGCGACGATCTCGGTGACAACGAATGGCCTGGCCGGCGGCACGCTCACCTACTCCTGGTACTACGTGGACGAAGCCGGCGTGAAGCAGACGATCAAGGGATCGGCGACCACTGTGGATCTTCGCGCAGGAATCTTGGACATCCAGACCTTCACCGCGATGGAAAGCTTTGCCCCATACACGTGCGCGAGCTCCTGGGGCATCGACATTTCCACCTCGCCGACAGCAATCAAGTTGGGTACAGGCGTGACGGACCCCATCCCTTCGACTGGCTGCATCCAATGA
- a CDS encoding LLM class flavin-dependent oxidoreductase encodes MHLSTVILPVYRWREGQEVWRRAEELGLHAAYTYDHLSWQTFRGGPWFATVPTLAAAATATSRIRLGTMVASPNFRHPVPFAKELMTLDDLSDGRMTLGIGSGGTGFDAHTLGEPSWSTRERTDRFGEFTRLLSRLLTEDRTTSPDGVYYRADDAEMLPGSTQRPRMPFHIAAAGPRGMRLAAELGQGWVTVGDLELGPKAAATQIEKLREICAETGVDISDFEITLLNMPRSASERPLTSFDAFVDWAGRYREAGITELVLHWPVADSEFAAEVDLFERVATEGLAAAAS; translated from the coding sequence ATGCACCTCAGCACCGTCATCCTCCCCGTTTACCGATGGCGCGAAGGTCAGGAGGTATGGCGGCGGGCCGAGGAACTCGGGTTGCACGCGGCCTACACCTACGACCACCTGTCTTGGCAGACCTTCCGTGGCGGACCCTGGTTCGCGACGGTGCCGACTCTTGCGGCGGCCGCGACGGCGACGTCGCGGATCCGGCTCGGGACGATGGTCGCGTCGCCGAACTTCCGGCACCCCGTGCCGTTCGCCAAGGAACTGATGACACTCGACGACCTGTCCGACGGTCGCATGACGCTCGGAATCGGGTCCGGCGGGACGGGCTTCGACGCGCACACGCTCGGCGAGCCTTCGTGGTCGACGCGCGAGCGGACAGACCGCTTCGGCGAGTTCACCCGACTGCTGTCGCGGCTGCTGACCGAGGACCGGACGACCTCCCCCGACGGCGTCTACTACCGTGCCGACGACGCGGAAATGCTGCCGGGGAGCACGCAGCGTCCGCGCATGCCGTTCCACATCGCGGCCGCCGGACCACGCGGGATGCGGCTCGCGGCGGAGCTCGGCCAGGGTTGGGTCACCGTCGGCGATCTGGAACTCGGGCCGAAAGCTGCGGCCACCCAGATCGAGAAGCTGCGCGAGATCTGCGCCGAGACCGGTGTCGACATCAGCGACTTCGAGATCACCTTGCTCAACATGCCCAGGTCCGCGTCGGAGCGTCCGCTGACCTCGTTCGACGCGTTCGTCGACTGGGCCGGGCGGTACCGCGAGGCCGGCATCACGGAGCTCGTGCTGCACTGGCCGGTAGCCGACTCCGAGTTCGCCGCCGAGGTGGACCTGTTCGAGCGCGTCGCGACCGAGGGCCTGGCTGCCGCAGCATCGTGA
- a CDS encoding SIS domain-containing protein, which translates to MRHVTAEIASQPECWAKAVELAPTAAGLPAPGERVAVVGCGTSWFIAMSYAALREAAGQGETDAFAASEFPFGRVAAAGRYDRIVTITRSGTTTEVLALLDRVRGIVPTTAITGDPRTPIMTAADDVIVLEFADEKSVVQTRFATTALALLRAHLGEDLTCAIADARTAVAAPLADTLTGAEQFSFLGTGWTNGLATEAGLKMREAACAWTESYPAMEYRHGPISITGPNRVAWGFGALPDGLDAQIAATGGHLETSTLDPMADLIRVQRLAVAIAEARGLDPDQPRHLTRSVILP; encoded by the coding sequence GTGCGACACGTCACCGCAGAGATAGCCAGTCAGCCGGAATGCTGGGCCAAGGCCGTGGAGCTAGCACCGACCGCCGCCGGGCTGCCCGCGCCGGGCGAGCGGGTCGCCGTGGTGGGCTGCGGCACGTCGTGGTTCATCGCCATGAGCTACGCCGCGCTGCGTGAAGCGGCCGGTCAGGGCGAGACCGACGCCTTCGCGGCCTCCGAGTTCCCGTTCGGTCGCGTCGCGGCGGCCGGCCGCTACGACCGGATCGTCACCATCACCCGTTCGGGCACCACCACCGAGGTCCTCGCGCTGCTCGACCGCGTGCGCGGCATCGTGCCGACCACCGCGATCACCGGCGACCCGCGCACCCCGATCATGACCGCGGCCGACGACGTCATCGTGCTCGAATTCGCCGACGAGAAGTCCGTGGTCCAGACCCGCTTCGCCACCACCGCGCTCGCCCTGCTGCGCGCGCACCTCGGCGAGGACCTGACCTGCGCGATCGCCGACGCCCGCACCGCCGTCGCCGCCCCGCTCGCGGACACGCTCACCGGCGCCGAGCAGTTCAGCTTCCTCGGCACGGGTTGGACCAACGGTCTGGCCACCGAGGCCGGGCTCAAGATGCGCGAAGCCGCGTGCGCCTGGACCGAGTCGTACCCGGCGATGGAGTACCGCCACGGACCGATCAGCATCACCGGCCCGAACCGCGTCGCCTGGGGCTTCGGCGCGCTCCCGGACGGCCTGGACGCGCAGATCGCCGCGACCGGCGGCCACCTGGAGACGAGCACGCTCGACCCGATGGCCGACCTGATCCGGGTGCAGCGCCTGGCCGTCGCGATCGCCGAGGCGCGCGGCCTCGACCCGGACCAGCCGCGGCACCTGACGCGTTCGGTCATCCTCCCGTGA
- a CDS encoding 3D domain-containing protein: MSALLSRARLWAAAVATAALAAGVVLLMPPTLAQATTPPAATDAAATDAADAAAALPACPFWAAGITPPARSTTPWVAPLQTAPAVDFATRQVAPTLTGALVNGQVTLTVSPVPNAVAYRVWRDGVNLGYISYWGQTGPLTVTDTAPCQGAYYDVVAMYDTSNSDASLGQLSQPYWLGADGTVAPGAGDVPVGTQISMMVTSYDNTGSTASGYNAQLGMCATDPRVIPWGTYFSVPGYGTCYAADLGTWIQNDTVDVWLPDAQANNWGVQDRTVTVIANPYASGGGTGSSPSASASASAPASSSPSASASASAPGSGSASASPSASASASARPTSTASGSCAVAWNSSTSYSPGQIVSYQGTNYTATYYSTGAVPGAATSWAVWSSDGPCSS; the protein is encoded by the coding sequence ATGTCCGCATTGCTTTCGCGCGCCCGTCTCTGGGCGGCCGCGGTGGCCACGGCTGCGCTCGCGGCCGGCGTGGTGCTGTTGATGCCGCCCACGCTCGCTCAGGCCACCACCCCGCCCGCCGCCACTGACGCCGCCGCCACTGACGCAGCTGACGCCGCGGCGGCACTGCCCGCGTGCCCGTTCTGGGCAGCCGGCATCACCCCGCCCGCGCGCAGCACCACCCCCTGGGTGGCGCCGCTGCAGACGGCGCCGGCCGTGGACTTCGCCACCCGCCAGGTCGCCCCGACACTCACCGGAGCGCTCGTCAACGGCCAGGTGACGCTGACGGTCTCGCCCGTCCCCAATGCCGTGGCCTACCGCGTCTGGCGTGACGGCGTGAACCTCGGATACATCAGCTACTGGGGTCAGACCGGCCCGCTGACCGTCACCGACACCGCCCCCTGCCAGGGTGCTTACTACGACGTCGTGGCCATGTACGACACGAGCAACTCGGACGCCTCGCTCGGCCAGCTTTCCCAGCCTTACTGGCTCGGTGCGGACGGTACCGTCGCCCCCGGCGCCGGCGACGTGCCGGTCGGCACGCAGATCTCGATGATGGTCACCTCCTATGACAACACTGGCTCGACTGCGTCGGGATACAACGCCCAGCTCGGGATGTGTGCCACCGACCCGCGTGTGATCCCTTGGGGCACTTACTTCAGCGTGCCGGGATACGGCACGTGTTATGCCGCAGACCTCGGCACCTGGATCCAGAACGACACTGTCGACGTCTGGCTCCCCGACGCCCAGGCGAACAACTGGGGCGTGCAGGACCGCACCGTCACGGTGATCGCCAACCCCTACGCCAGCGGCGGCGGGACTGGCTCCAGTCCTTCGGCGTCGGCGAGCGCCTCGGCCCCGGCATCCTCGTCGCCATCGGCGTCCGCTTCAGCTTCCGCCCCGGGCTCCGGCTCCGCGTCGGCAAGCCCGAGCGCGTCCGCCTCGGCCTCAGCGCGCCCCACTTCCACGGCATCGGGTTCCTGCGCCGTGGCGTGGAATAGTTCGACGTCGTACTCGCCCGGACAGATCGTCTCCTATCAAGGCACGAACTACACGGCGACGTACTACTCGACCGGCGCCGTACCCGGAGCCGCGACATCGTGGGCTGTGTGGTCGAGTGACGGGCCGTGCAGCAGCTGA
- a CDS encoding haloalkane dehalogenase, with translation MVVHSTNVRSINVYGSNAWNQTHGIKRSQEAPMSTIDVLDSTMHYEESGTGLPVVFLHGNPTSSYLWRNVIPQLAGRARSIAPDLIGMGASGRPEIAYEFDDHARYLDAWFDALDLSEVVLVGHDWGGALALDWAARHPERVRAVALLETFLKPIAGSELSAQARERFEAFRTPGVGEKLVLEENIFLKTAFKGGVLNPLSEEEVAPYQAPYPTPESRRPLLAWPRMMPIDGEPADVVARIERYGAWLAESPDVPKLLLTFDSSPTLLITPEIGEWARKHIVALEVEHLGAAGHHAPEDRPADIGRAIAGWLERHAMAK, from the coding sequence ATGGTCGTTCACAGCACAAACGTTCGGAGCATAAACGTTTATGGATCGAACGCATGGAATCAAACGCACGGGATCAAGCGAAGCCAGGAGGCTCCTATGTCCACGATCGACGTCCTCGACTCGACCATGCACTACGAAGAGTCCGGCACCGGCCTGCCGGTCGTGTTCCTGCACGGCAATCCGACCTCGTCCTACCTGTGGCGCAACGTCATCCCGCAGCTGGCCGGCCGGGCCAGAAGCATCGCCCCCGACCTCATCGGCATGGGCGCGTCGGGCCGACCCGAGATCGCGTACGAGTTCGACGACCATGCGCGCTACCTCGACGCGTGGTTCGACGCGCTCGACCTGAGCGAGGTGGTCCTCGTGGGCCACGACTGGGGCGGCGCGCTCGCGCTGGACTGGGCCGCGCGGCACCCCGAGCGCGTGCGGGCCGTGGCCTTGCTCGAGACCTTCCTCAAGCCCATAGCCGGGTCGGAGCTGTCCGCGCAGGCCAGGGAGCGGTTCGAGGCCTTCCGCACGCCGGGCGTCGGCGAGAAGCTCGTCCTGGAGGAGAACATCTTCCTGAAGACGGCGTTCAAGGGCGGAGTGCTCAACCCTCTGAGTGAGGAAGAGGTGGCGCCGTACCAGGCCCCCTATCCCACGCCGGAATCGCGCCGGCCGCTGCTGGCCTGGCCGCGGATGATGCCGATCGACGGCGAGCCGGCCGACGTCGTCGCCCGCATCGAGCGCTACGGCGCGTGGCTCGCGGAGAGCCCCGACGTCCCGAAGCTGCTGCTTACCTTCGACTCCTCCCCCACGCTCCTGATCACCCCGGAAATCGGGGAGTGGGCGCGGAAGCACATCGTCGCCCTCGAGGTCGAGCACCTGGGCGCGGCAGGGCACCACGCGCCTGAGGACCGCCCTGCCGACATAGGCCGAGCCATCGCCGGCTGGCTGGAGAGGCACGCTATGGCGAAATGA